The following proteins are encoded in a genomic region of Actinomycetota bacterium:
- the xylB gene encoding xylulokinase: protein MTNNYLLGIDIGTSGTRSLVIDENGNIISSAIKEYPLYTPKPGWAEQNPADWYEATISTIKEALQKKNIKGSDIKSIGLSGQMHGSVFLDDANEVIRPALLWNDQRTEPQCKEIYDIFGYDNFIKLSYNKALPGFTSPKILWLRENEPENYNKTKKILLPKDYVRFMMSGTYATEVSDAAGMLLMDIKERTWSDEILDGLKINKSLLADIFESYEVSAKLDAKTANLTGLVEGTPIVGGGGDNAAGNVGSGIIRQGIISDSIGTSGVVFAHSDKPVYDPEGRLHSFCHAVPGKWHLMGVTLSAAGAQKWYYDTFGPSRDIENKRPDLKKYKLLDAQAEQVAPGSDGLLFLPYLSGERTPHADAFARGVFFGMSYIHNQDHFVRSIMEGVAFSQLDCLNLMKGLGIDSEHIVLIGGGSRSRIWKEIICDVFQTQIVTLKNEEGPAFGAALLAGVGCGLYNSVEQAVEKAVKKSSELLPDKGKSSVYGKTYEIYKSIYKSLKGDFKKLYDLQFNS from the coding sequence ATGACTAACAACTATTTACTGGGTATTGATATAGGTACTTCTGGAACCAGAAGCCTTGTTATTGATGAAAACGGAAATATCATAAGTTCTGCAATAAAAGAGTATCCGCTTTATACTCCCAAACCGGGCTGGGCTGAACAGAATCCTGCGGACTGGTATGAAGCAACTATCTCAACCATAAAAGAAGCATTGCAGAAAAAAAATATAAAAGGGAGCGACATAAAATCAATAGGTCTTTCCGGACAGATGCACGGCTCTGTTTTTCTTGATGATGCAAACGAAGTAATAAGGCCTGCCCTTTTGTGGAACGACCAGAGAACTGAGCCCCAGTGCAAAGAAATATATGATATTTTTGGATATGATAATTTTATAAAACTGTCATACAATAAAGCGCTTCCCGGTTTTACATCACCGAAGATATTGTGGTTAAGAGAAAATGAACCTGAAAATTATAACAAAACAAAAAAGATCCTGTTACCAAAAGATTATGTAAGATTTATGATGTCGGGAACATATGCGACTGAGGTTTCTGATGCGGCCGGAATGCTGCTAATGGATATAAAAGAAAGAACATGGTCTGATGAAATCCTTGACGGTCTTAAAATCAATAAGAGTCTTCTTGCAGATATTTTTGAATCATATGAAGTAAGCGCAAAACTTGATGCGAAAACCGCAAACCTTACCGGTCTCGTTGAGGGCACTCCAATAGTCGGGGGCGGAGGAGATAATGCAGCAGGAAATGTAGGATCCGGAATAATAAGACAGGGCATAATCTCTGATTCAATAGGAACAAGCGGAGTTGTTTTCGCGCACAGCGACAAACCGGTTTATGATCCGGAAGGAAGACTGCATTCATTTTGCCATGCTGTTCCCGGGAAATGGCATCTTATGGGTGTTACTCTTTCTGCTGCCGGCGCCCAGAAATGGTATTATGACACTTTTGGCCCAAGCAGGGATATCGAAAACAAGAGGCCTGATTTAAAGAAATATAAATTGCTGGACGCACAGGCGGAACAGGTAGCTCCCGGCTCCGACGGGCTTTTGTTTCTGCCTTATCTTTCAGGTGAAAGAACGCCCCATGCTGATGCATTTGCAAGAGGTGTTTTTTTCGGAATGTCATATATCCACAACCAGGATCATTTTGTCCGTTCCATAATGGAAGGCGTTGCTTTCAGCCAGCTTGACTGCCTTAACCTGATGAAAGGGCTTGGAATTGATTCAGAGCATATAGTTTTAATAGGCGGCGGTTCAAGAAGCAGAATATGGAAAGAAATAATTTGCGATGTCTTTCAGACTCAGATAGTTACTCTGAAAAATGAAGAAGGGCCGGCATTCGGGGCAGCTCTTCTTGCAGGAGTGGGGTGCGGACTTTATAATTCAGTTGAACAGGCGGTAGAAAAAGCTGTAAAGAAATCTTCCGAGCTCCTGCCGGATAAAGGAAAAAGTTCAGTATATGGTAAGACTTATGAAATTTACAAATCCATTTACAAAAGCCTTAAGGGAGATTTTAAAAAACTGTACGATCTTCAGTTTAACAGCTGA